One genomic segment of Candidatus Bathyarchaeia archaeon includes these proteins:
- a CDS encoding DUF998 domain-containing protein — translation MGTLDTSKFFASLGIIGPGVAYIFICLSICLSPSFSWYENALSDLGHSQKSVVAPIFNFGLLVSGFLTAIYASKSLAEYAKYTSISVVFSALMLQSVAAFDEIYGRIHFIVSVLFFISASISCIVYFVEKKKVLGFAAFLAGLMAWLFYWANIYKMGVAIPEIISAISVTSCLIESSLNIIRQKD, via the coding sequence ATGGGAACGCTGGATACAAGTAAATTTTTCGCTTCCCTCGGGATCATCGGGCCTGGAGTCGCATATATCTTCATATGCCTATCAATATGTTTGTCGCCCTCATTCAGCTGGTATGAGAATGCGTTAAGCGATTTAGGCCATTCCCAGAAAAGCGTTGTTGCACCCATATTTAATTTTGGTCTATTGGTATCCGGCTTCTTGACGGCGATCTACGCGTCTAAATCTCTGGCAGAATACGCCAAATACACTAGTATATCGGTGGTGTTCTCAGCCTTAATGCTGCAATCTGTAGCAGCGTTTGATGAAATCTATGGTAGAATCCACTTTATTGTATCAGTATTATTCTTCATTTCAGCCAGCATATCGTGCATAGTTTACTTCGTAGAGAAGAAAAAGGTCTTAGGCTTTGCGGCATTTTTAGCAGGTTTAATGGCTTGGCTATTCTACTGGGCCAACATATATAAAATGGGTGTAGCTATCCCCGAAATAATCTCCGCGATCTCCGTCACCTCATGTTTAATTGAATCATCACTAAACATAATTAGGCAGAAAGATTGA
- a CDS encoding RraA family protein — MSLKNYIEELKKTPTASLSDALNQIGINGTLNVTFHPTLEGVRIAGPAVTILHSYSTRRVIPIEAIDAIDNAEKGSVIVAAIEGGEAQDIALFGGLMSLASKTRGLEGAVMCGAIRDLREIKEMRFQVFYRFLSPNTSVGRTEIKAVNLPVKYGGVVINPGDIVVGDDDGIVIIPKDKLVEVLERAKRIDELERKESEEIKKGRPFSQVIREYARV, encoded by the coding sequence ATGTCTTTAAAAAACTATATTGAGGAGCTTAAAAAAACTCCGACAGCGTCGCTATCAGACGCGTTAAATCAAATAGGCATAAATGGTACATTAAACGTTACTTTCCATCCTACTCTAGAAGGCGTTAGGATCGCTGGACCAGCTGTCACCATACTGCACTCTTACTCCACTAGGCGGGTTATTCCAATTGAAGCCATAGACGCCATAGACAATGCAGAGAAGGGCTCCGTTATAGTGGCGGCTATAGAGGGCGGTGAAGCGCAGGATATAGCGCTCTTCGGAGGCCTAATGTCCCTTGCATCTAAGACTAGGGGTCTTGAAGGAGCCGTTATGTGCGGTGCAATAAGGGATCTTAGGGAGATTAAAGAGATGAGGTTCCAAGTTTTCTATAGGTTTCTCTCACCCAACACTTCAGTTGGGAGAACCGAGATAAAAGCCGTGAATCTTCCAGTGAAGTATGGTGGCGTAGTAATAAATCCAGGCGACATTGTTGTGGGCGATGATGATGGGATAGTTATCATACCGAAAGACAAGCTGGTGGAAGTTCTAGAGAGAGCCAAGCGGATCGACGAATTGGAGAGGAAAGAATCTGAGGAGATAAAGAAGGGTAGACCGTTCTCTCAGGTTATAAGGGAGTACGCTAGAGTTTAG
- the carB gene encoding carbamoyl-phosphate synthase (glutamine-hydrolyzing) large subunit produces the protein MPKFEWVRKVLILGSGAIKIGEAAEFDYSGSQCLKALREEGIETVLVNPNIATIQTDPRLAGRVYLLPVIPEYVEKVIERERPDGIMLGFGGQTALNCGVQLAKMGILEKYGVKVLGTSIEAIERASNRELFRQTMLNAGIPVPRSRSATSIEGAVEAAEEIGYPVMVRVAYTLGGKGTGVAYNRHELVEIVSRGLTHSMIRQVLVEEYIGHWKEVEYEVMRDYRDNCITVCNMENFDPMGVHTGDSIVVAPSQTLTNREYHILRSASIRAVQALGVVGECNIQWALHPRSEEMRAIEVNPRMSRSSALASKATGYPLAYIAAKLSIGYTLPELINKVTGITTACFEPALDYIVVKIPRWDLKKFRNADRHIGTQMKSVGEVMAIGRTFEEALQKAVRMLDLGKIGLVANNDDDEPEPLEAIRDCLKNPTDERLFKIVKAMKMGMPIKEIYRLSGIDPWFLHKIKNIINMEKKLRRLKVNDEDAPEIIKEAKRLGFSDAQIARCTGLSEEEVRRFRKKHGIIPVVKQIDTLAAEWPAKTNYLYMTYNGDEDDVKFDAGKRKAIVLGAGVFRIGSSVEFDWSGVNTIWALKKHGVDEAIMINYNPETVSTDYDISDKLYFEELTLERVLDIYEKEKPLGVIVSVGGQIPNNLALKLSRAGVNILGTSSESIDAAEDRSKFSALLDKLGISQPKWSKLTTIEEAEKFAEEIGYPVLVRPSYVLSGYAMRVAYSSKELREYLELAAKVSPEHPVVISKFIEGAKEVEVDGVSDGEDVLIGAVIEHVEQAGVHSGDAVMCIPPQSLSSSVIKRIEDYSRMIARALKIKGPFNIQFLVKNDEVSVIECNLRASRSLPYVSKSRGVNLIDVSTAIMFGKTLKEMGLLELPPTPYVSVKVPQFSFMRLSGADPVLGVEMLSTGEAACIGENFADALLKALQAVEFTFPNDGGAVLITVGGEEMKRKIIPLAKNLNDLGFKICATEHTADALYRAGLKDITVLYKVSESSRKPNIIDYIVQRKIDLVINIPAANPGDEMADILKDEYIIRRLAVEYNIPIVTTLELASAIIKVLKYRRKSEIIIRSLNEYMDSLPLKFW, from the coding sequence ATGCCGAAGTTTGAGTGGGTGCGTAAAGTTCTGATATTGGGCAGCGGCGCGATAAAGATTGGTGAGGCAGCTGAATTCGATTATTCTGGGAGCCAGTGCCTTAAGGCTTTAAGAGAGGAAGGTATCGAAACGGTTCTAGTTAACCCGAACATAGCGACGATTCAAACTGACCCTAGGCTTGCCGGCAGAGTCTATCTGCTGCCAGTTATCCCAGAATATGTGGAGAAGGTTATTGAGAGGGAGAGACCAGACGGGATAATGCTCGGCTTCGGGGGACAAACAGCCCTAAACTGCGGGGTTCAGTTAGCTAAAATGGGCATCCTAGAAAAATATGGTGTAAAAGTTTTGGGGACTTCCATTGAAGCCATTGAGAGAGCGTCTAACAGGGAGCTTTTTAGGCAGACCATGCTTAATGCCGGCATACCAGTTCCAAGAAGCAGGTCTGCAACATCCATTGAAGGGGCTGTCGAGGCGGCTGAGGAGATAGGCTACCCTGTTATGGTTAGGGTAGCTTACACGTTGGGCGGTAAGGGCACCGGCGTCGCCTATAATAGGCATGAGCTGGTCGAGATCGTTAGCAGGGGCTTAACCCACAGCATGATCAGGCAGGTTTTAGTCGAAGAGTATATCGGGCACTGGAAGGAAGTCGAATATGAGGTTATGAGGGACTATCGAGACAACTGTATAACCGTCTGTAACATGGAGAACTTTGACCCGATGGGCGTTCACACGGGCGATTCGATCGTCGTTGCGCCTTCACAGACTTTGACGAACCGCGAATACCATATTCTGCGCTCAGCGTCTATTAGGGCGGTTCAAGCCCTAGGCGTAGTCGGCGAATGCAATATCCAGTGGGCGCTCCACCCGAGGTCTGAGGAGATGAGGGCTATAGAGGTTAACCCAAGAATGTCTAGGAGCTCAGCCCTAGCCAGCAAAGCCACAGGTTATCCGCTCGCTTATATAGCCGCTAAGCTGTCGATAGGCTACACGCTTCCAGAATTAATTAACAAGGTTACTGGCATAACAACGGCATGTTTTGAGCCAGCCCTAGACTACATTGTCGTTAAGATCCCACGCTGGGATCTGAAGAAGTTTAGGAACGCTGACCGCCATATAGGCACCCAGATGAAGTCCGTCGGCGAGGTTATGGCGATCGGGAGGACGTTTGAGGAGGCCTTGCAGAAAGCGGTTAGGATGCTTGACTTGGGCAAGATTGGGCTGGTCGCAAACAACGATGACGATGAGCCTGAGCCCCTAGAAGCCATAAGAGACTGCCTAAAGAACCCGACGGATGAGCGGCTATTTAAGATAGTTAAAGCCATGAAGATGGGAATGCCCATTAAAGAGATTTACCGCCTAAGCGGGATAGACCCATGGTTCCTCCACAAGATTAAGAACATCATTAATATGGAGAAGAAACTTAGGAGGCTTAAGGTTAACGATGAAGATGCGCCCGAAATTATTAAAGAGGCTAAGCGCCTAGGCTTCTCAGACGCCCAGATTGCTAGATGCACTGGTTTAAGCGAAGAAGAGGTTAGGCGTTTCAGAAAAAAGCATGGGATAATTCCAGTTGTGAAGCAGATCGACACCTTGGCAGCCGAGTGGCCTGCTAAAACAAACTACCTCTACATGACCTATAATGGCGATGAAGACGACGTAAAGTTTGATGCTGGAAAGAGGAAGGCCATTGTTCTAGGCGCGGGGGTTTTCAGGATAGGTTCAAGCGTCGAGTTCGATTGGAGCGGCGTTAACACCATCTGGGCTTTAAAGAAGCATGGCGTGGATGAAGCCATAATGATTAACTATAACCCGGAAACCGTTTCAACAGACTACGACATATCGGATAAACTTTACTTTGAAGAGCTGACGTTAGAAAGAGTCCTCGACATATACGAGAAAGAAAAGCCTCTAGGGGTTATAGTCAGCGTTGGAGGACAGATCCCAAACAACCTAGCTCTTAAGCTCTCTAGGGCCGGCGTCAACATACTTGGGACATCTAGCGAAAGCATAGATGCGGCTGAAGACAGGTCAAAGTTCAGCGCCCTTCTAGACAAGCTAGGTATATCGCAGCCGAAGTGGAGCAAGCTGACGACCATCGAGGAGGCTGAAAAGTTCGCTGAGGAGATAGGCTACCCAGTTCTAGTCCGACCGAGCTACGTTCTATCCGGGTACGCTATGAGGGTAGCATACAGCAGTAAAGAGCTTAGGGAATACCTTGAACTGGCCGCTAAGGTTTCGCCGGAGCACCCGGTTGTGATATCAAAGTTCATTGAGGGCGCTAAGGAGGTCGAGGTTGACGGCGTCTCAGACGGAGAAGACGTCCTTATAGGCGCAGTCATAGAGCATGTTGAGCAGGCTGGCGTTCACAGCGGGGACGCAGTCATGTGTATTCCACCCCAATCTCTGAGCAGCAGCGTCATAAAGAGGATTGAGGACTACTCACGTATGATCGCTAGAGCCCTCAAGATTAAGGGTCCATTCAACATACAGTTTCTCGTCAAAAATGATGAGGTTTCAGTTATAGAGTGTAACCTCAGGGCTTCAAGGTCACTTCCATACGTCAGCAAGAGCAGAGGCGTTAACCTCATAGATGTATCAACAGCCATAATGTTCGGCAAAACCCTTAAAGAGATGGGTTTACTTGAGCTGCCGCCAACGCCCTATGTTTCAGTCAAGGTTCCGCAGTTCAGCTTTATGCGTTTAAGCGGAGCAGACCCGGTTCTAGGCGTCGAGATGCTGAGCACTGGGGAAGCCGCGTGTATAGGCGAAAACTTTGCTGATGCGCTCTTAAAGGCTTTACAGGCTGTTGAATTCACGTTTCCAAACGATGGCGGCGCGGTCTTAATCACTGTTGGCGGCGAGGAGATGAAGCGTAAAATAATACCGTTGGCTAAAAACCTGAACGATTTAGGCTTTAAGATCTGCGCAACTGAGCATACAGCTGACGCATTATATAGGGCTGGGCTTAAGGATATCACTGTCCTCTATAAGGTTAGTGAGTCTTCTAGAAAACCGAATATAATAGATTACATAGTCCAGCGTAAAATAGACCTCGTCATTAATATTCCTGCAGCTAACCCGGGGGACGAGATGGCCGACATACTTAAAGACGAGTATATTATACGGAGATTAGCTGTCGAATACAACATCCCAATAGTTACGACGCTTGAGCTGGCTTCAGCGATAATCAAAGTCTTAAAGTATAGGAGGAAGAGCGAAATCATAATACGCTCATTAAACGAGTACATGGATAGCCTGCCATTAAAATTCTGGTAG
- a CDS encoding glycosyl hydrolase, which produces MVSYELFRNPPPEYRGAPFWSINDYLDPEEVARQITLLDSGGYGGAFFHAREGLATPFLSDEWFKSFEAALKEAKKRGMFIWIYDELCWPSGFAGGIIPALGSKYRAKALVAVLSERAYGGNEVLATFKCKLNSEGLPCEYVPAKPGESGGNYIYLSFMTYTAPLGETWFNGMSYVDLLNAEVVRKFLEVAYAPYVERFRDEIGKSIPGVFTDEPNTSSSRPRMLGFGENVTVPPRGPRFPTFALPWTDGIVERFREMSGYNILDRLPELLFDIGNYMKTRYDFWKTVTMLFLEAFSKQIYDWCDKNGLKFTGHYLAEDSLLSQLICGGAVMPHYEYQHVPGIDHLGMHVWGSLLTAKQVSSAANQLGKGRVLCETYGCTGNYPSFADRKWIGDWLYAMGVNLLNHHLVPYSMRGRRKRDYGLNFHWSQPWWKYNRIIEDYFARLSYMLSIGRRIVNVLVIHPIGSAWAAFSPLNTSKVKELNDLLMALLRTLISLHVDFDLGDETLMAKHGSVKDGKLLVGKMPYDVVIIPPSLTLEESTVKLLQEFVEGGGKLIAVSPKPFLVRGERSEKIADLLSKAVNIEKIDKASIGEALKNVPRPIAIEGDEEGDILYHLRLDEESGSLILFLANASRENAHSLRLSINGLFKVEEWDAINGEKRVYPSESAYGRTSLSVRLEPVGSALFVLSPSAHAAETLTKELVKVCEETIGGSWKIRRLNPNILVLDYCRYRVKGAWSELTPVWKAHNSIVQNGLGARFSLRFEFESDIDLKGKRLYLVVEKPERFKIYVNGVRVECKPNGYWLDWSFPLIDVSELIGKGLNTVELDGVVELEPELENIYLLGDFGVKAGAKGSSKIISEPGSVELGDLCQMGYPFYAGEIELSRNISLNIPEDVKIMLQLDGLNSSLAIVYVNGREAGKIMLPPYEIEVTQLLKTGENEIKIRLVGNLRNALGPLHYEGGDPAFIGPETFRDAAHWVDEYVLKPFGVKNIKLLMFKELPAGESQDQ; this is translated from the coding sequence TTGGTTAGCTACGAGCTGTTTAGGAATCCGCCGCCAGAGTACAGGGGGGCGCCCTTCTGGTCGATAAACGACTATTTGGACCCCGAGGAGGTTGCCCGCCAAATCACTTTACTAGACTCTGGTGGATACGGGGGCGCCTTCTTCCACGCTAGGGAGGGGTTAGCCACACCTTTTCTAAGCGATGAATGGTTTAAATCTTTCGAAGCAGCCCTCAAAGAAGCGAAGAAACGCGGCATGTTTATATGGATATATGATGAACTTTGCTGGCCCTCAGGCTTTGCTGGCGGAATAATCCCGGCTCTTGGATCAAAATATCGGGCTAAGGCTTTAGTCGCCGTGCTGAGCGAAAGGGCCTATGGCGGCAACGAGGTTTTAGCCACCTTCAAATGCAAATTGAATAGCGAGGGTTTGCCCTGCGAGTATGTGCCCGCTAAACCCGGTGAATCGGGCGGCAACTACATCTATCTATCCTTTATGACTTATACGGCTCCTCTAGGTGAAACATGGTTTAACGGAATGAGCTACGTTGATCTGTTAAACGCTGAAGTTGTAAGAAAATTCCTTGAGGTTGCCTATGCGCCTTATGTTGAAAGGTTCCGGGATGAGATTGGAAAAAGCATACCGGGAGTCTTCACCGATGAGCCAAACACGTCTAGCAGCAGGCCGAGAATGCTCGGTTTCGGCGAAAATGTTACTGTTCCGCCTAGAGGGCCTAGGTTTCCAACTTTTGCTCTTCCATGGACTGACGGGATTGTTGAGCGCTTTAGGGAAATGAGCGGATATAACATTTTGGATAGGCTGCCTGAATTATTATTTGACATTGGAAACTATATGAAAACCAGATACGACTTCTGGAAAACCGTAACTATGCTATTTTTAGAAGCGTTTTCCAAACAGATATATGATTGGTGCGATAAAAACGGGTTAAAGTTCACAGGCCACTATCTGGCTGAAGACAGCCTTCTCAGTCAACTGATATGCGGCGGCGCTGTGATGCCCCATTACGAGTACCAGCATGTCCCTGGAATAGATCACTTAGGCATGCATGTTTGGGGAAGCCTGCTGACAGCTAAGCAGGTTTCAAGCGCTGCAAATCAGCTCGGGAAAGGGAGGGTTCTATGTGAAACGTACGGTTGCACTGGCAACTACCCGTCTTTCGCAGATAGAAAGTGGATTGGAGACTGGCTTTATGCTATGGGCGTCAACCTATTAAACCATCATCTAGTGCCGTACTCGATGCGTGGTAGGAGGAAGCGGGACTATGGGCTTAACTTCCACTGGAGCCAGCCTTGGTGGAAATACAATAGGATTATAGAAGATTATTTCGCTAGATTAAGCTACATGCTTTCTATCGGTAGGCGCATAGTTAATGTATTAGTGATTCATCCTATAGGCAGCGCATGGGCGGCTTTCTCGCCCCTAAATACATCCAAGGTGAAGGAGCTAAATGATCTTCTAATGGCGTTACTTAGAACCTTGATTTCACTACACGTAGACTTCGACTTGGGAGACGAGACTCTAATGGCGAAGCATGGCAGCGTTAAGGACGGGAAGCTCCTTGTTGGAAAAATGCCGTATGACGTGGTTATAATACCGCCAAGCCTAACTCTGGAGGAAAGCACCGTTAAGCTGCTGCAGGAGTTTGTCGAGGGTGGCGGAAAGCTGATAGCCGTATCACCTAAGCCGTTTTTAGTGAGGGGCGAACGGAGCGAGAAAATCGCAGATCTATTGAGTAAAGCGGTTAATATCGAAAAGATTGACAAGGCTTCTATAGGCGAGGCTCTAAAAAATGTTCCTAGACCTATCGCAATAGAGGGGGATGAGGAGGGAGACATCCTATATCATTTAAGGTTAGATGAAGAAAGCGGTTCCCTCATATTGTTCCTGGCTAATGCTAGCAGAGAAAACGCCCACAGCCTAAGGCTGTCTATAAATGGTTTATTCAAGGTTGAAGAATGGGATGCTATAAATGGAGAAAAAAGGGTTTATCCATCGGAGTCCGCTTACGGAAGAACCAGCCTGAGTGTAAGACTTGAACCGGTTGGTTCAGCTCTATTCGTTCTAAGTCCCAGCGCTCATGCAGCGGAGACTTTGACGAAGGAATTGGTTAAGGTCTGCGAGGAAACTATAGGTGGATCATGGAAGATTAGAAGATTAAACCCCAATATTCTTGTGCTGGATTACTGCAGGTACCGTGTTAAGGGGGCTTGGAGCGAGCTTACGCCCGTCTGGAAAGCGCATAACTCCATAGTGCAGAATGGATTAGGCGCAAGATTTTCACTGAGATTTGAGTTTGAATCCGACATTGATCTCAAGGGTAAACGCCTATATCTGGTCGTCGAGAAACCTGAGCGCTTTAAGATCTACGTTAATGGGGTGAGGGTTGAGTGTAAGCCTAATGGATACTGGTTAGACTGGAGTTTTCCATTGATAGATGTTTCGGAGCTTATTGGGAAGGGATTAAACACCGTGGAGCTGGATGGAGTAGTGGAATTAGAGCCCGAGCTGGAAAACATATATCTGCTCGGCGACTTCGGAGTAAAAGCCGGAGCAAAAGGATCCTCAAAAATAATTAGTGAGCCGGGATCTGTGGAGCTTGGAGATCTGTGTCAGATGGGCTACCCATTCTATGCTGGTGAAATCGAACTGAGCAGAAACATAAGCCTAAATATACCCGAAGACGTTAAAATCATGCTTCAACTCGACGGGCTTAACTCATCGCTAGCTATAGTCTACGTGAATGGTAGAGAAGCCGGAAAAATCATGTTGCCGCCCTACGAGATCGAAGTCACCCAGCTCCTAAAAACGGGAGAGAATGAGATAAAAATACGGCTTGTTGGAAACTTAAGAAACGCCCTCGGCCCACTCCATTATGAGGGCGGGGATCCTGCATTCATAGGTCCGGAAACATTTAGGGATGCTGCGCACTGGGTTGACGAGTACGTGCTCAAGCCCTTCGGCGTAAAAAACATTAAACTCTTAATGTTCAAGGAGCTTCCGGCGGGTGAAAGCCAAGATCAGTAG
- a CDS encoding sugar kinase yields MVDIASFGEPMVEFCATEIGKLKDVQLFKRGWGGDTSNFIVAVARLGGKAGYICRIGDDEFGESFLDLWRREGVDTSQVIVEKGGFTAVYFISLLPGGGHDFTYFRKGSAASHYSPTDLNPEYLSGLKVFHSSGISMAISESCRETVLKAADIVKEHGGLFSFDVNFRPKLWPPQCARPFIEEAMRRADIIFVSREDVDLLYNEDADKVVRRIYSFAKPISIIVKMGGEGCIIFDGERRIHVPSFRVNVVDTTGAGDAFDGAFIVGLLEGKPLEEVGVFANAVGALTTTGLGAVAPIPKRREVEDFLREAKL; encoded by the coding sequence ATGGTTGATATTGCCAGCTTCGGCGAACCTATGGTTGAATTCTGCGCTACAGAGATAGGTAAGCTCAAGGATGTGCAGTTATTTAAGAGGGGCTGGGGCGGGGACACCTCAAACTTCATCGTTGCTGTTGCTAGGCTTGGCGGAAAAGCAGGCTACATATGTCGCATCGGGGACGACGAGTTCGGCGAATCGTTTCTGGATCTTTGGCGCAGGGAAGGCGTGGATACATCGCAGGTTATAGTTGAGAAGGGAGGTTTCACCGCCGTCTACTTCATATCGCTTCTGCCGGGTGGTGGACACGACTTCACCTATTTCAGGAAGGGTTCGGCTGCAAGCCATTATTCGCCGACGGATTTAAATCCGGAATACTTAAGCGGTTTGAAAGTATTCCATTCAAGCGGGATCTCAATGGCTATAAGCGAAAGCTGCAGAGAAACCGTTTTAAAAGCAGCCGACATAGTTAAAGAACACGGCGGGCTTTTCAGCTTCGACGTGAATTTCAGACCTAAATTATGGCCGCCTCAATGCGCTAGACCCTTCATCGAGGAAGCTATGCGAAGAGCGGACATAATATTTGTAAGCAGAGAGGACGTGGATCTACTCTACAATGAGGACGCAGATAAAGTGGTTAGAAGAATATACAGTTTTGCTAAACCAATATCCATCATAGTGAAGATGGGCGGGGAGGGCTGCATAATATTTGACGGAGAAAGGAGAATCCATGTCCCCAGCTTTAGAGTTAATGTAGTCGATACGACGGGCGCCGGCGACGCCTTTGATGGAGCCTTCATAGTCGGATTACTGGAGGGAAAACCCTTGGAGGAGGTCGGCGTATTCGCTAATGCTGTCGGCGCCTTGACTACAACTGGTTTAGGAGCCGTTGCACCAATTCCAAAAAGAAGAGAAGTTGAGGATTTTTTGAGGGAAGCTAAACTCTAG
- a CDS encoding mandelate racemase/muconate lactonizing enzyme family protein, whose protein sequence is MVKIRDLKVAIVNVPGLGRIGIVRVDTDEGICGYGEAHCPRDHVLRLKNFLVGQDPTNVGKVMSRMQYMGGFKPWGSAVSAVEMALWDITGKAFGLPVYRFLGGKNREKIRVYCDCGVGVPLDPNDPASMYMPEAYAEKAKRMKSLPEGFTILKFDIGFHGRQLLNVKGGSFEAEPAYPTKGHVTERGLKSEIAIVKALKDVLGDEVGLALDCGPGQSFPSALKLAKALEPYNLMWAEDLLTGDYSPYTEVYLYGLLSRRTTTPILTGEQIYLRYGFRDLIGKHAVDIVAPDVSDVGGIYELKWIAEFADLYGVLIAPHNYGLPIAFMANVHAAAAMPKNFIAFEHHAAHVAQWEDFVKGLEKPLIRDGFVNVPEKPGLGIEVNEDAVRKYLVEGEDFFE, encoded by the coding sequence TTGGTAAAGATAAGAGACTTAAAGGTGGCGATTGTCAACGTCCCAGGTTTAGGGAGAATCGGAATTGTACGCGTTGACACGGATGAGGGCATCTGCGGTTATGGGGAAGCGCATTGTCCAAGAGACCACGTGTTACGCCTAAAAAATTTCTTGGTCGGGCAGGATCCAACTAATGTTGGCAAAGTTATGTCGCGTATGCAGTACATGGGCGGCTTTAAACCTTGGGGATCAGCTGTCAGCGCGGTTGAAATGGCTTTATGGGATATAACCGGAAAAGCGTTCGGCCTGCCAGTTTATAGGTTTCTAGGCGGTAAAAACCGTGAAAAAATTAGGGTTTACTGTGATTGTGGGGTTGGGGTGCCACTGGATCCGAATGATCCAGCATCAATGTATATGCCGGAAGCCTACGCTGAGAAAGCTAAACGCATGAAATCGCTGCCAGAAGGCTTCACCATTCTGAAATTTGACATAGGTTTTCATGGCAGACAGCTTCTAAATGTTAAGGGCGGATCCTTCGAAGCAGAACCAGCCTATCCAACCAAAGGCCACGTAACTGAGCGGGGTCTTAAATCCGAGATAGCCATAGTGAAAGCCTTAAAAGACGTTTTGGGCGACGAGGTTGGCTTAGCGCTAGACTGCGGTCCCGGGCAAAGTTTTCCCTCGGCCTTGAAGCTGGCGAAGGCTCTTGAACCATATAATTTGATGTGGGCTGAGGATCTGCTTACCGGAGATTACTCGCCGTACACTGAGGTCTACCTCTATGGTCTCCTTTCGAGGAGAACCACTACGCCCATACTTACCGGTGAGCAGATTTATTTGAGGTACGGTTTCAGAGATCTGATAGGTAAGCATGCTGTTGATATAGTGGCTCCAGACGTCTCCGATGTTGGCGGCATATATGAGCTTAAATGGATAGCTGAGTTCGCTGATCTCTACGGTGTGCTCATAGCCCCACACAATTATGGGCTGCCGATAGCCTTCATGGCGAACGTTCACGCCGCCGCAGCCATGCCGAAGAACTTTATAGCTTTTGAACATCATGCTGCGCACGTAGCCCAATGGGAAGACTTCGTCAAGGGGTTAGAGAAGCCATTAATTAGGGATGGTTTCGTGAATGTTCCTGAGAAACCAGGGCTAGGCATAGAGGTTAACGAGGACGCTGTAAGGAAATATTTGGTTGAGGGGGAAGACTTCTTCGAGTAG